Within the Rhinoraja longicauda isolate Sanriku21f chromosome 38, sRhiLon1.1, whole genome shotgun sequence genome, the region gcagatgctggtttacaccacagatacacaaattgcaggagtaacttaacgggacagaCAGAATCTCGGGAGAAAGAAACGGGAGAaagaatggtgacatttcgggttgagacccttgtttagaccgagagtcaggggaggggagaatagagatatggaagggcagagtgtgaaaacaacagattaaAGCAGCTGCtgcaaaggaaatgtagaatggttcacagttagctgagggaaaggtgGCAATGCGGCATacaaatcagtaatatttaatcaggacagtggaactagtcggagatctagggggggggggggggcggagagggaaagcaagggttacttgaagttagagaaatcaatattcgtaccgttgagttgtaagctacccaagcaaaatatgaggtgctgttcctccaatttgtgttgatcCTCTTTTTGACCCTGGgttgaaaggtcagtatgagaatgggagggggagttaaagtatttcgcaaccgggagatcacatagaCCTAGgaggaccgagcgaaggtgttcatcgaaatgatcgccgagcctgcgcttggtctcgccaatatatagtccccacctggaacagcagatgaggttggtggaggtgcaagtgaaccactgtCTCACCTGACAGGACTgacggggtccttggacagagtcgagggaggaggtacaaggacaggtattgcatctcctgcggttgcaggggaatatatctggggagggggtggtttgtctgggaaaggatgagttaaccagggagttgcagagggaattgtCTCTGCGGAGAgatatggagatgggaagatgtggctagtggtgggatcccgtaggAGGGGGCCAATTTGTCGGAGGACTATCTGCTGTACGCAACGGCTGATTggcgtgaaaggtgaggactggggggcattctgtccctgttgtgactgaggggagggggagcaagagcagagctcctCGGTAGGAGACACGTGCGGGGGCCTCATCTGTGATGGAAGAAGGGAATCCCCGTTCCCTTTTTGCCTAGCAATTGATAGCAAGTTTCCTTTGGGAACATTGCAAATGGAGTACAGGATTTTAGTAGTTCTAGCACCGTACCGTGCATAAAGGCTGCTTGGGACTGATAAATGGAAGTGTAGACTTTCACCACAACAattcaaaaacaaaatcaataattTATGGGTATGAACACAACTCAAAGAAACATAAACTACACAACCAATATTTACAACTGAATGTTTCATGCTATGAGATCAAGCTATTGTGCTATTTTGCAAATAGAATATGAACTTTAGCGAGGGGTAACATGTTAGCAGTTGACCTTTTATTGATTTAAAAATTCCATGGCTTTCATCATTGGCTTTGACACGATATTGCATTATGTTCATGTCAACAAACACTTTGTCCAATGTACATCACCAATCACACTCAGGTCAAACTCCTTCATTCTTTACAGTGCAAGTTGCCAACCATTCTCTATGAACCTGGATGCAAAATGCCACTAAACaaggtctttttttttaaaacaggcaACGTTATAGTGAAATACAGCATGGCCAGCTTCTTCAGCCCACTAAGCCTGTACTGAGCACCTATTTACACAAATTCccgcattaatcccatttttaaaattctccccacattctcttcaATTGCACTACATTTTACTACCTACCTCTGCTCTCGAGGCAATTTACAACGGCCAATTAACTTATCTAcatctttgagatatgggaggatgTTGGAGCAGCTAGAAGAAATCCATATTCTTAGTCAATTTCTACACATGGGCACATTTTAGCAGGAATTGCTGAATAACAATCAAAGGAGCACATTttctttcttccctgctgtttccATCGGGGTTAATATTACAGTGTCGCTGTTGTCTTCCATGCTTAAAAATGTAACTTTCAACCACTTAACAGCTCCACAAAGCTGCATTACCAAAACAACCAGGGTCTCCTCCCCTATGGAGTAATTGGTTTTTTTCCCCTCGATTTTTCAACTGGGATAATGGCAAGTCAGAATTCGTGTTGATTTATCTCTACTTAACTTTGGAGCAGAGTTTAATCTTGCTCCTATAAAGTTATTGTAGCCAAATTCTGTTGACTGTGTTAACTAGTCACTGATGCAAAATCACTTAACATTGAAATGATAAATTATCATCAACAATTTCCATAACACAACCATCATCTCACGTAGGATTCAGAATTAAATCTTCCGATAATTTCTTGTGTAAATAAAAGATTATAATGAGGAACCAGTCACTTAAATGGATTTGAGTGGCCATGAAACAACACAACAATTGCAGTAAAAGTCCGTGGCAGATTAATGAATAATGAACTTTTAAGCTGGAAATATCATCCATGGTACAACTGTATCAGTTGCGGCTCCACTCAAACCTGGTGTTTCGCACAGGGCTTCTTCACTCTCGATAGCAACACAAATCAAGAATCCGAACTTTGACAAAGGACTTTTGTAGGCAGGTACACAAGCAATTTTCATGTaaccttacaacccaacggtatgagcattaaattctccaattttaagtaatgccCCCTATTCCCCTCATTACTTCTGCCCCACCACCCCGGTTACAtatacatttctcccaccatctaccACACTCCCCGGCACTGTACACACTTCCACTCAGTCATACACTCATCTCAACCCAGTctcacatttcccttttatctcccctctttggcctccccttccacccatatccttcccttCAGCTTTAAATTTaattcctcctcttccctccttgCTTGACCCCATTTGTCTACTTTTTACCTGTAGCCTTTGCCACTTACCCAGCCATCTGCCAAGCAACCCACGTATCCACCCGTCACTTGCTATCCGTTGTCAGGACCTAACCTCTCTGTTCCAGCTTTCAGCCCTCCACTCCAATcggtcctgacctaaaatatcgcctgtccatttcctccacagatgctgcatgacctgctgattttCTCCAGCTTTGTGTTTTATCCATGTAACCCCTACATGGGTTAAATATTCAAGCCCTGGAGACAGATCAAAGATAATGCACATCGTATTCTCCAGAGGAAAAAACAAAAAGGATTGTTTACAGCAATTTAAACTCTCAAGTTTTGAAAGACGGCAAAACGAAGGAGGATCTCATGCACGCAGAGGAGATAAAACACTGAATTTGATGCATAATTTCAAGGTAAACTGTGACAAGTTTTAGTTGGCATAGAATTTTTTAGGCTGTTGGATTACATTTTTACACAAGTATCAATTTGAATAAAATCTAGAACAGTCACCATATAGGTCCTAATAAATGGCTTGATGGGAGGTGGGAAGGCAGAaggaatttaaaatatatatatatatatatggaaaggAAATGAGCTTCCTGcaacaaattaaaacaaaaaaaacccacaaatcaTAAACTCTTCAAACTCCACCTAGCTTTAATCACACATGAACACAAATTTCCTGTAACTGGATCCTCAAatgctagatagacacaaaatgctggggtagtacagcgggccaggcagcatctctggagaggatgaatgggtgatgtttcgggtcgacaccctttgtcagactgaccagtctgaagaagggtctcgacccaaaacgtcacccgttccttctctctagagatgctgcctgcattttgtgtctatcttcagcattttgtgtctccagcattttgtgtctatcttcaatttaaaccagcagttctttcctaaacattttGTCTCCTTCTCCTCAAATGCTATGTTGTTGCCATACATGAAAAAAAAAGATCACCCTTgcgggctagtagaatcaagggatatggggagaagttgggcacaggttactgattgtcgatgatcagccatgatcacaatgaatggcggtgctggctccaagggccgaatggcctcctcctgcacctattttctatgtctaaccTGCAGCTGAGAAACACAAGAAAAGATTGAAAGAAATTTCCTAGTTCCACTCATGGCTTCACCATTTCGGGTTAACATATAAAACAAGTTTGCAAACTCAGCGTCAGTCTATTTGCCAGAGGGTGTACAAGATGCAGGTCTGGTTTACATGCAGGCAAATACACGTGGGGAAATCAACATTTAGGATGTAGGTCAAAAGCAGTCTTTGAAGATTCAAATAGTCTTGTGTAACAATCCATTACTACTAGTCTCAGGTACTTATTTCCAGGGTAGGTCATCAAAATCAATACTCAAAGGTGAACAAGAGtgttttggagaacatggagagagaagatgggccaatggcctccttcagtgccattAGGTTCTTTAGCAATTCATTCAATCCTTACCTGAATCGCGGCAAATCCTAGAGCAGCTGTAATAACGTACATCATAATTTCTTGCAGCTTTTTCACCACCAGAACTTTGCATCCCTGAGGTTAAGGATTAAAGGAAATAAGAATTATGCCTTTATCTTTTTCACATTCCCTTACGATTTGCCTAATTTTTAACCATGAATACTCCTACATCTTATAAAAACCAGCATCCATTAAATTTTAACTAAcccttgcatcatggcctggaacaaaggagattacagggagtggtagacattgcccggtccatcatagaTATtgattccttcgatggtggggagatcaataagagccgctgcctcaaaaaggcagccagcatcaaaaacccacaccaccctctcaTTGCACCCCTACCATTGAGAAGGTGGTAGAGGAGTCGGAaaacatgaccaccaggttcaggaatagcttcttaccAATCATCGGCtcatgaacactacacaacactaacgttAACCTCAACTGTCTTTAGTTGCACTAAAGATTTCAGGCTTTATTCACATTTTTGTATTGGGCTATTAATTTATTgacattttgtttattatatattatcaatATGTATTGTGTTTATAGGCCTGCTATGCTGttgagggtatgaatttatttaCGTCGATGTcagtacatacgacaattaaacactctcgattCAAGGATCATTGGATAAAGCATCAAGAACTTGGAGTCATTTCCTCCACAGTCCACAggtgggcggcaaggtggcacagaggtagagttgctgccttacagcgctggagacccgggttcgatcccgactacgggtgctgtctgtacagagtttgtacgttctcccagtggccacgtgggctttctcagagatcttcggtttcctcccacactccaaaggcgtacagctatgtaggttaattagcttggtgtatgtgtaaattgtccctagtggtaggatagtgctaatgtgcggggatcgcttgtcgccgcagactcggtgagccgaagtgcctgtttccgcactgtatctcgaccaCTATTAGTAGAGGTACTCACACTGATTTAGAGAAGACCAGCGATCAAATTTTATTTGACAATGCATATTCACTAGGTTCCCTGTGGCAAAGCCTGGCATATCAAGTCAGGTTGCAGATCAAAAGTAAAGCCACTGAAAGGCAGGAAAGGCTCAAaggaagatataagaaaataactgcagatgctggtacaaatcgatttattcacaaaatgctggagtaactcagcaggtcaggcagcatctcgggagagaaggaatgggtgacgtttcccattccttctctcccgagatgctgcctgacctgctgagttactccagcattttgtgaataaaaaggctCAAAGGAAGAACTGGCCAAATCCAATTCCTGGGATTGTGTTTGAGTGTAGCAAATTCTGTTCTCACTTAGTAACTGGTGTCACATCAGCAAAATATGAAAGCATTGCAGTCAGATTAGGAGTCTTTGCGGGCAAAATGTTGGAACATAATGAAACCCTATGGAGTTACGACTCATTATTTTGGCACCATTAATATTATTATAGGAATGTGATGGAACAGAGAGATGGGGGAAAGAAAAAACACCCATGGGCTATTATTTTAGATATAAAAACCTCCACGCAGGTGTGCTGAGCAAGCTTGATCTAGTCAATTATTTACACCCAGAGCAGAAATAGACCCAAGATTGttccaaaaaaattaaaattaagtaTTAACAAAATTATGGTTAAAGAATTGATTGAAATCTGAGAGTTTCATCCAAATTCATCAACCGCAAATAATAATGCGTAGTCAGCAAAATGAaagcttttttctcttttttctaaaGCCATAAAAGAACCTTCACCAAAGCTCCTCTGGTTTACATACTTTCAGCTAAAAAAAAAGTGGCCTGAAAATTATTTTTGACTGGATAGtaagcaaacaaaagcttctcactttatcttggtacacattacaataaaaaactaaaccaaaaaaagtATTGATTTTATTGAAAGACCGCAAGGGGGGAATTGGCAGGAGTGTATTTATTATCTTTCACATTACCTCAAGAAAATAAGAGGAAGCCTTTGTAGCAATTGTGTTGAAGAGCATTAAGaaaatggggaaagggggggagatgaCTAAAATACCCCATAATCCAAAGTGGAAATATATGGTAGGTTTTCTTTCCTAAAGAAATCCATGAATCTTTTTTCTTTAAATTGCCTTTTTTCTTTAAATTGCCATGTGGCAGCGTCCAAGCAACTTAAATACCACAAAGGCACCCTACAAATCATCATACTTAATTAATTTACCACAGTGAACTAATGTATTTTAATTCTGGATTATATTCTGCAGCTGCACTCTAGCCCACAGCAAGATGAAAATACATAATGGGTGTAGTTTTTGTTTAAGACTAATGGTTTACTTTGGCAGCACTTTGGAAATAATACTGTAATCTTGTGACTTTAGACGTTGCAGAATAAAAATAAAGTATGCCTTCAGAAACAGGGACTGGCTTTCTCAGCTAGAGACAGGACAAGAAGTGACAAACACGCACAAAGCAAAAAAGGTGTTGTACGACGGAAGACACACTTGGTTTAAAAGACTGAAGGTCAAGTGAGGGAGTTATCCTGCAAggagtctctattccatggagcgcaggaggatgaggggagatcttagaggcatacaaaatcatgagaggaatagattgggtagatgcagtcttttgcccagagtagggaatttgaggaccagacgacataggttcaaggtgaaggggaaaagatttaataggaatccgaggggtaaccttttcacacaaaggctggtgggtatatggaacagtagttgtggctgggactatcccatcgtttaggaaacagttagacaggtacatggataggacaggtttggagggatatggaccaagcgtaggcaagagggactagtgtagctgggacattgttggccggtgtgggtgaattgggccaaagggcctgtttccaggctgtatcacacCATGACTCTAATTGGTACAAGGATGCAAAGAGGAAGAAGTAGTAAAATAAATCCTTTGTTACAGACAATGTTTTCCCATCAAATTCTTTCAGCTGTTGCTGAACCAGTATTCATCAATTGGCTCAGACATATTCATCACCtccaaagataaatacaaaatgctggagtaactcagcgggtcagacagcatctctggagagaaaaggaaaggtgacgtttcaggtcaagacccttcttcagaccaagggtGATCTTCTTCAGATCACCTCCAATCCAGGTTTCTTTAAACACACAAAAGCAGAACTGGTTCCTTGGTTGTTGGCTTCACCCAGTTTTGCAACAAATGTGTCGCTGGCACAAAAACTACTAgtaaattaaaattatttaaattaataaCCCACTATTATGAAAGAATCCATCCGCTTTATTTCTGGTAGAATCTTTGGGTTGTTTAATTCTGAAATAGTGCAAGTGAAACTTTTTTTGAACTTTGGCTGATTTCTCTCGGTGATAACCATCTTTCTTTGCACATTCTTACCTCAGCATACAGGTCTGAAGGACGGTTCATGCTGCCTGTGCAGTTGCTGATGCCCGACTTGCAGCAGCTGATTGGCACGCTATTATTCTTGGTTTGTTTGAACCACTGTGTATCTTCCCAGTCAGAGTAATTGTGGATGCCACAACAGCGCAACTTTCAGAAGGAAATGCAGAAGGAAAAGTTACTTAAAGACGTGGAACTCATTTACATAGTTGACAAACTTGCAACATTAAACTGTTAAATGTAATGGAAATAATcagatctgcaatttcttgtggcttGCTCACACATCCCCTGTCACAAAACGTAATAACATTTCTGCAACTATTTGCTTTTGGTAGATTGCCAATCCCTTCAGTCATGAAGACAGCTAAGATGAAAATCAGAAAAATGCAGAtggtgaaaatctaaaataaatacagataatgctggaaatactcagcaggtcaggctgcatctgtggggagagaaacagttaacatatcAGGCCAAAGAATGTTAGAACTGCATGCAACACTAGTTAAGCCATAGATTGACTTATGTACAATTCTTGTCACTATTTCATTGGAAAGATACATTTCCACTTGAATGGATGCAAGTCCATGAAGCAAAATTGGATGAGGTAAGGTTATTTTCACTGAAGTCGACATGGATAAGTGGAGACTGAattaaggtgtataaaattatgagggccaAGACAGAGTTATTAAGTAGCCCCCATTTTTCTCAACGGTGATAAAAGGAGGCAaaatttaaaacaattagtgGTAGGCTGAGAGGAGGAAAATGAATCTAGGTAGGAATCTAGAACACCTTGCTTGAAAGAGCTGTAAAGGCAGAACCCTTAACCACATAAAAAAAGTTACTTGGATGTTTATGATGTGCCATGACCTGCAGAATCACTCTCTCAGACCGATGACTTCATCAACACCTTATCGTCATACAGCCCTGGGCTCATCCTGTTATGCCCATGTCctaactatctctccctctctttcacccACTCCGCACTTGATGGTtgacgaggacttggtgggccaaaactcCCATTTCTGTGCTTGCAGTGTTACCATATCAACTGTCAAGCATGCAATTTTACATTATTTCTACTCGAGCCCATTTTATTCTCTACATTACCGTTTACTATCCCCATCACCCAAATTCTATTGTGCACTTGCACGTTAGGGGCAATTTGCTGCAGTCAAGTAATCGACCAATTTGCTCATTCTGGGACATGAGGGGAAACCCAAGCACCTGAAGCGAACTCGTGgggtataatagacaatagacaataggtgcaggaggaggccattcggcccttcgagccagcaccgccattcaatgtgatcatggctgatcattctcaatcagtaccccgttcctgccttctccccataccccctgactccgctatccttaagagctgtatctagctctctctttgaatgcattcagagaattggcctccactgccttctgaggcagagaattccacagattcacaactctctgactgaaaaggtttttcctcatctcagttctaaatggcctaccccttattcttaaactgtggccccttgttctggactcccccaacattgctttGCTGTGCCACTCTCAGAGTGTGGAGCAGAGAAGCGGACCCTTTGGTCCCTTATGCCCATACTGATCATCAGGTACCCATCTACAAATcctatttaccagcacttggtccataaccttctCTGCCATGGCGATTGAAGTACTTCACCCGCTCGTTCCTACTTGCATTCACAACACTCAGGTagtgtgctccagattccaaatTCTCTCGGTGAAGAAGATCTTCCTCAGAACCTCTCTAAATCTCTCactccttaccttaaacctatgtacttaaTTTTAAGCAGAATGTTTACCAGGCACTTGGTATTATTGAAAGGCAGCTTCTGAGGTATACATACtatgtgcaaaaaaaacaaaaataaaccaaatgaTGTGAAAATTGCTAAATTAATCTCACCTGCCTCTGTACATAATCAATTGCTCGGCTGGCAGCATCTGGGTATGTTCCATTGTATTCATTGTACACTTTCTGAATACTGTTATCAACCTCATCCTCCACCTGTGCAGATTTAAACAAGATTTAGGAATGGTCAACAAATTTCACAGTAGTTTGAAAAAAGATATTAGTTAAATGTTAGTTTTAAACTCATCTTTACCCACTAGTCAGGATACAAGTTGAAATTACAACCTCTAAACATTTGGCAAACACTAGGACCCACAGCTTCTTTTAAAGCAGCTGAAAATGCAGGAAGTTAACTAGTTATACCCCAGAGTTTACCAGATGTGGGCAATGCAAGAGAACCTGAATACTTTATATGACAGCACCATTACCATCGACAAGGAAGGTGCAATACAGTCATTTAACAATGTCACCAAGAGCAACCTTACTTTACAGAAGGATTACACTAGCCCCAAGTACAAGAGTACAATCCCAATTTAAAGCATGTTAATTTGGCATGAAATTAATAATTCTGTTGTATCTGAATCTTTATAGTCCAAAATTAATCCTGGCCTGCTTTGGAATAAATTGCAAAGACTAACATTTGCCTGTAAACTGCCTTGAGTGCAAATGATTACTCATTTAATTTTTACACATCTGCATAAGCAAATACAGATGATATGGATGAAGGGACATAGTCTAAAGTTCTACCATAGAATATAAAATCTCGATGAGACAATACAAGAAGCTGTGCATTCAGTCTAATGCTTTTGTAACTAATCACTCAGTGTTGGAGAGAACCATATAGGTTGAGGGGTATTAACTAGTGACACAATGAAAATACAGAAACTTACTTTAGTgaaactttactttagagttcagagatacagtgtggaaactggcccttctgccaatcgagtccacaccgaccaatgatcggtgcactagcactatccctcacactagggacaatttacaattaacaaagccaattaacctacaaacgtgcacgtctttggagtgtgggaggaaaccgcagtacctggagaaaacctacgtggtcacagggagaacgtacaaactccgtgtggacagcacctggagtcaggatcgaactcaggtctctagcactgtaaggctgcaactctaccactgcgccaccatgcattgGAGAACACGAGCATTCTAGCAAATCCACAGCCCGAATTTTCATACCCTGAATTTTCATACCGTCACCTTCCAAGTTTTTCTATAATGACATCTCAATAGCACTTTGTAATGAGGATCATCATATTTCTTTCATCTCTAAAGACTGCAGTTTGGTTAAAAACAAGGAAGACTCGGGAACAGGTCCGAGTCTCCACAATGATCTTATCTTTTATATAAAGAAAGAACAACGACCGGATTTCTAAGTTTCTCCACCACTACCCCATCCAATGGACCACCCCTGTTCAATAGTTAACTGTATATCCAACTCACCTTTGCCTTTTTGCTAACACACCTTTATTCAGTTATATCTTTCCCACAAAGTTGCTTTCTACAAAACATTTTGAAGACAAATCCCAGTTTCTCtaaccttacaatagacaataggtgcaggagcaggtcatttgggccttcgagccagcaccgccattcaatgtgatcatggctgatcacccacaatcagtaccccgttcctgccttctccccataccctctgactccactatccttaagagctccatctagctctctcttgaatgcattcagagaattggcctccactgccttctgaggcagagaattccacagatttacaactctctgactgaaaaagtttttcctcatctccgttctaagtggcctaccccttattcttaaactgtggcccctagtcctACGTTTAGAAATTAATTTTACAACATGAACAATTGATCTTGGAACTCCTTTTGGTTCACTCTTTGGATCACAAACATCAGTTATCTTGGCGGATACCAAATCCACGGCCTTGTGTGACCACAACATTGTATTTTAAGATTAAATTTAGCCGCTTTGAATGGCGACAATATATTGCAGTTTTACTCTTGCTGTGTCGATTCTTACATAACATTCAAAGAAAGTCTGGATTGGAAATCTAAACATCTTAGTCATAAGACGTGCACGACTAGTGTCACAAACTGACATTTAATTATACAAATTAGAGACATTTTATCCACTGCTATTGCTTTATAATTGGCACCTGGAAATTACATTCAAATATGATCACAACAACAGCATTCCTTAATCCTACATCTTTTCAGTAGTGAATGGCAGCCTCTGAGGTATTAGGATTACGTTTACCTTTGCTCTGTAGATGTAGCCGAGTACCACGACAACTCCTTCCGTGATGAAAACTATTAGTAGAATCAGCACAAACTTGCGTGAGAAAGAGAAAAAGTGTTTCAGTTTAGGCAGTTTAAATGATGTGACTTACGCGTTACAAATAAGCCTTGGAACTCATTTTAAACAGGTTTCCTTTCTTTGTCGTGCTGTTTCTTTCATTACCTAAGAATACATGTTTCGAAACAGGAATAT harbors:
- the LOC144610910 gene encoding tetraspanin-3-like → MGQCGITLSKTVLVFLNLIFWAAAGILCYVGAYVFITYDDYDHFFEDVYTLIPAVVIIGVGALLFIIGLIGCCATIRESHCGLATFVLILLIVFITEGVVVVLGYIYRAKVEDEVDNSIQKVYNEYNGTYPDAASRAIDYVQRQLRCCGIHNYSDWEDTQWFKQTKNNSVPISCCKSGISNCTGSMNRPSDLYAEGCKVLVVKKLQEIMMYVITAALGFAAIQLLGMLCTFVVLCRRTGDPAYEPLIPGGTYA